A single genomic interval of Aedes aegypti strain LVP_AGWG chromosome 1, AaegL5.0 Primary Assembly, whole genome shotgun sequence harbors:
- the LOC110675153 gene encoding uncharacterized protein LOC110675153 has protein sequence MKTFNERDRVRKSGEFHKYLEDFPVATCFDGKLLKLDFQKLYPAAPKFWDRFEDLKPKVLTTYSSTLQHIGNETIRTLGIIWLKNPTRGMKRTIHGNDSNDNPLNGIVEWIQYDDPMPVNESDNPILYMRGNFPDDNCEGTISWRKVRIVAKQDFFLLL, from the exons ATGAAAACTTTCAATGAGCGAGATCGTGTCCGAAAATCTGGGGAGTTCCAcaaatatctggaagattttccaGTGGCCACTTGTTTCGATGGTAAATTG ctcaaGCTCGACTTTCAAAAGCTTTACCCTGCCGCTCCTAAATTTTGGGATAGATTTGAGGACTTAAAACCCAAGGTGCTAACTACATACTCAAGCACACTGCAACATATTGGAAatg AAACCATCAGGACCCTCGGAATAATCTGGTTGAAAAACCCTACTCGTGGAATGAAGCGTACCATTCACGGAAATGATTCGAACGACAATCCACTTAATGGAATTGTTGAATGGATTCAG TACGATGACCCAATGCCTGTTAATGAGAGCGACAACCCTATTCTATATATGAGAGGAAACTTTCCGGACGACAACTGCGAAGGGACCATTTCCTGGAGAAAAGTCAGGATCGTGGCgaagcaagatttttttttattgctttgA